The DNA window ATCTCGCGGGGGCGGTTGTGCCCCAAGGGCGCTGCGAGCGAACAGCTGGTCAACTCGCCGGGCCGGCAGCTGCAGGTGCTCTACCGCGCGCCGCGGGCGACCGAATGGCGGCCGCTCGAGCTGGACACCGCCATTGACATGGTGGCCGATCGCTTCGTCGAGGCCCGCCGCCACGCCTGGCAGGACATCGACAAGAAGGGCCACCCACTGCGCCGCACGATGAAGATCGCCGCGCTCGGCGGCGCCACGCTGGACAACGAAGAGAACTACATCATCAAGAAGCTCTTCACCGCCGCCGGCGCCATCCAGATCGAGAACCAAGCTCGTATTTGACACAGCTCCACGGTTCCCGGTCTGGGAACCTCCTTCGGGCGCGGTGGCGCCACCCAATCACTGCAAGACATGGCCAACGCCGACTGCATCATCATCCAGGGCTCCAACATGGCCGAGTGCCACCCGGTGGGATTCCAATGGGTCGAGGAGGCGAAAGCGCGCGGCGCCAAGGTGATTCACGTCGACCCGCGTTTCACCCGCACCTCGGCGGTGTGCGACAAGCACGTGGCGATCCGGGCAGGCTCCGACGTGGTGCTGTTGGGCGCGCTCATCAATCACGTCATCAGCAACGACCTGTGGTTCAAGGAATACGTCGTCGCGTACACCAACGCGGCCACCCTGATCAACGAAAAGTACCGTGATTCAGAGGATTTGGGCGGATTATTCTCGGGCTTCGATACCGAGACTGGACAGTATGATCTGTCCACCTGGGCGTACGCGGGCCAGGAGGAAGAACAGGCCGACATCGAGCATGGGTCCAGTGCTTCGGCCCGGGCTGCCGGCGATGTGCACGGCAGCGGTGGCCCGCCGTTACCGCATGCTCGCGTGCAGCGCGACGAGTCGTTGCAGCATCCGCGCTCGGTGTTCCAGATCGTCAAGCGCCATTACGCCCGCTATACGCCGGAGATGGTGAAGGACGTCTGCGGCATCAGCCTCGAGGATTTCAACTACCTCGCCCGCACCATCGTCGAAAACTCCGGTCGCGAGCGCACCACCTGTTTCGCCTACGCCGTCGGCTGGACGCAGCACACGTTGGGGGCCCAATTCATCCGCACCGCAACGATTTTGCAGCTGCTTTTGGGCAACGTGGGGCGCCCGGGCAGCGGCATCATGGCGCTGCGCGGACACGCCACCATCCAGGGCTCCACCGATATCCCGACGTTGTTCAACCTGCTTCCCGGCTACCTGTCGATGCCGAAGGCTGGTGTGCACGACACGTTCGGTGACTACATCGAAAGGGTCGGGCCGAAGAACCAGAAGGGTTTCTGGGCAGATGCGGACACCTACATGGTCAGCCTGCTCAAGGCATGGTGGGGAGATGCCGCCCGCGCGGACAACGACTGGGCCTACGACTACCTGCCTCGGCTGTCCGGGCCGCACGGCACGTATCAGACGGTGATGTCCATGCTCGACGACGAGGTCGACGGGTACTTCCTGCTCGGCCAGAACCCGGCCGTCGGATCGGCACACGGCCGGATGCAACGCATGGGCATGTCGCACCTGAAGTGGTTGGTGGTGCGCGACCTCAACCTCATCGAGTCGGCCACCTTCTGGAAGGACGGCCCCGAGATCGCCTCCGGCGAGCTGAAGACCGAAGAGATCGAGACCGAGGTGTTCTTCTTCCCGGCGGCGACGCACGTCGAGAAGGCCGGCTCGTTCACCCAGACCCAACGCCTGGTGCAGTGGCGGCACAAGGCCGTCGAGCCGCCCGGCGACTGCCAAAGCGAACTGCAGTTCTTCGTCGAGTTGGGCAAGCGAATCAGGCAACGGCTGGCCGGGTCGACCGATCCACGCGACCGCCCGCTCCTGGACCTGACTTGGGACTATCCCATCGACGAGCACGGCGAGCCCGATCCCACAGCGGTGCTGGCCGAGATCAGCGGCTGCTATCTGACCGGGCCCGAAGCCGGCAAACCCGTTCCCGGATACACCGAATTGGGTGCCGACGGATCGACGTCATGCGGCTGCTGGATCTACTCCGGCGTGTACGCCGACGGCGTCAACCAAGCCGCCCGCCGGGCACCGCTCGGCGGCCCGTCGCCCAGCCAGTCCGAATGGGGTTGGGCGTGGCCGGCCGACCGACGGATTCTGTACAACCGCGCCTCGGCCGACCCGGACGGCAAGCCTTGGAGCGAGCGCAAGAAGTACATCTGGTGGGACGAGCAACAGGCCCGTTGGGTCGGCGACGACGTGCCCGACTTTCCCGTCGATCGCGCCCCACACGTCCGACCGGACCCGGACGTCGGCGGCCCGGATGCGCTGGCGGGTGACGACCCGTTCATCATGCAGGCCGACGGCAAGGCTTGGCTGTTTGCGCCCAGGGGCATGGTGGACGGTCCGCTGCCCACGCACTACGAGCCGCAGGAGTCACCGGTCGCCAACGCGCTGTATCCTCAGCAGCAGAATCCGTCACGAATCATGTTTCCGCGCAAGGACAATCTCTGGGCGCCGAGCGCGGGTGATCCCGGCGTGGACGTCTACCCGTATGTGTTCACCACCTACCGGCTCACCGAGCACCACACTGCCGGCGGGATGAGCCGATGGCTGCCCTACCTGTCCGAACTGCAGCCCGAGATGTTTTGCGAGGTGTCCCCGGAGCTGGCCGCCGAACGCGGGCTCGAGCCCTACGGGTGGGCCACGATCATCTCGCCGCGGGCCGCGATCGAGGCGCGGGTGCTGGTCACCGAACGGATGACCCCGCTGGTGGTCGGCGGCCACACGGTGCACCAGATCGGGTTGCCCTACCACTGGGGCGTCGGCAGCGATGCGTTGGTGAGCGGCGATGCGGCCAACGATCTGCTCGGTGTGACCCTGGACCCGAACGTGCAGATCCAGGAGTCCAAGGCCGGGTCGTGCGACATCCGTCCGGGCCGCCGCCCGCAGGGCGAGGCGCTGCTGCGGCTGATCGACGAGTACCAGTCCCGCGCGGGGATAACCGTGGAGACGGGCAATAACCGGATCACCGAGCCTCGCGAGGAGAGCTGATGGGACAGCTGACCGGTCCGACCGACCCGGCCATGGCCGCCGGCTGGGCAGATGCCAAGCCACGCAAGGGTTTTTTCACCGATACCTCGATCTGCATCGGTTGCAAGGCTTGTGAAGTCGCCTGCAAGGAGTGGAACCGCAATCCGCGCGACGGCGACCTCGAGCTGCTGGGCTCGTCGTACGACAACACCGGGTCGCTGGGCGCCAGCACCTGGCGGCACGTGGCCTTCATCGAGCAGGGCCGCGACCGCATCGAAGAGGCCCGTGAATCCGGGCGTGCGCTGATCGATCTCGGCATGCCCGCCCTGCCCGGGGCCGCGAAACATGCTGATCCGGAACCGGTTTCGCAACCGCTGCACACCCCGGAGTTCCGCTGGCTGATGTCGTCGGACGTGTGCAAGCACTGCACGCACGCCGGCTGCCTGGACGTCTGCCCGACGGGCGCGCTGTTCCGCACCGAGTTCGGCACCGTGGTCGTCCAGCACGACGTCTGCAACGGCTGCGGAACGTGTGTGGCGGGTTGCCCGTTCGGCGTCGTCGAACGCCGCAGCGACGGCACGTATGCGACGCCGGTGGAACGCCCGGGCCGGCCGAAGGAGGAATTCGTCACCGGCGTCGCCCAGAAGTGCACGCTCTGCTACGACCGCCTGGTCGAGGATCAGGTACCGGCGTGCGCCCAGACCTGCCCGACCACGTCGATCAAGTTCGGCAATCACGACGAGCTGGTGGACCAGGCGCGCGAGCGAGTCGCGCAGCTGCACGCCGAGGGGCGCACCGAGGCAAGGCTTTACGGCGCCAACGAGCACGACGGTGTCGGCGGCACGGGTTCGGTGTTCCTGCTGCTCGACGAGCCGGAGGTCTATGGCCTGCCGCCCGATCCGCGGGTGTGCACGGCCGACCTGAAGACCATGTTCAAGCGGGCGAGCATGGCCGCGGCGGGCATGGTCGGTGCCGCCGCGTGGGCTTTCTGGAGCAGCCGATGAGCACGTCGGAATTCGACAGCTTCCGTCCGCCCGAGCCCACGGGCGGCCGGCGCCGCAAAGGCAAGCGCGCGGGCCGCCGGGGCGGCGGCGACGGCTCACGCGAGATGCCGATGGTCCCCGAAGCCGAGTTCACGTCCTATTACGGACGTCCGGTGGTCAAGCCCGCGCCGTGGGGACACGAGGTCGCGGCATACCTGTTCCTGGGCGGCGTCGCCGGTGGGTCGGGTCTGCTAGCCGCCGGGGCCCAGCTCACCGGGCGAAACACGTTGCGCCGCAACGCCAGACTGTCCGCCCTGATCGCGGTGGCCCTCGGCGCGGTCGCGCTGGTGAAGGACCTGGGCCGGCCCGAGCGGTTCGTGAACATGCTTAGGACGGTCAAGCCGACCTCGCCGATGAGCATCGGCTCGTGGATCCTCAGCTTCTTTTCCGCCGGCATCGGGGTTGCCGCGGCGTCCGAGGTCGACCGGATGACCGGCGAGCGAATTCCGTTGGGCCCGTTGCGCCCCGTGCTGCGAGCCGTGGAGGGACCGGCCGGATTGGAAGCCGCTGTCTTCGCGGCGCCGCTGGCCGTCTACACGGCGGTGCTGCTCACCGACACCGCGACGCCGACGTGGAACGCCGCGTATCGAGATCTCCCGTTCGTGTTCGTCAGCTCGGCGAGCCTGGCCGGCTCGGGCTTGGCGCTGATCACCACCCCGGTCGCCGAGGCCGGGCCCGCCCGCAAGCTGGCCGTCATCGGCGCGATCGGCGACCTGATCTCCGCCAGGTTCACCGAGTACCGGATGGACCCGGTGACCAGGGAACCGCTGCACCACGGCACGCCCGGTCGGCTCCTGGCCGCCAGTGAATGGCTCGCCGCCGCAGGCGGTTTGGGCGCGCTGCTGGGCGGGCGTCACCGCGGCGTCGCCGCGTTGTCCGGCCTGACGTTGCTGACGGCCTCGGCGATGCTGAGGTTCGGATTCTTCGAGGCGGGCAAGGAATCGGCCGGCGATCCCCGCTACACGATCGAGCCGCAGAAGCGCAGGCTGGCCGCCCGCCGGGCGGCAGGCGTCACCGGGGACTCTATCACCACCGCGGAGTAGTAAGCGCTGCTCGTTTGCGCTCGGTGCAGCCGGGTACTCCGTCACGCATGACGAATTTTGGCTACACTTTGATGACCGAGCAGAGTGGACCCAAAGACCTTGTCCGGTACGCGGTTTCGGCTGAAGAGCGCGGCTTCGACTTTCACGTGTGCAGTGACCACTTCTCGCCGTGGCTCACCTCACAAGGGCACGCGCCCAACGCCTGGGCGGTGCTGGGTGCGGTCGCGCAGGCCACCGAACGGGTCGACCTCTACACCTATGTGACGTGCCCGACGATGCGGTATCACCCCGCCATCGTGGCCCAGCAGGCGGCCACCGTGCAGATCCTGTCCGACGGCAGGTTCACCCTGGGGCTGGGCAGCGGTGAAAACCTGAACGAACACGTCGTCGGCAAGGGCTGGCCGGCCGTCGGGCGGCGGCAGGACATGCTGCGCGAGGCCATCAAAATCATCCGGGAGTTGTTCGGCGGGCAATTGGTGGACTTCACCGGCGATTACTTTCAGGTCGATTCGGCGCGGCTGTGGGACGTCCCCGACGTTCCGGTCGGCATCGGGGTGGCGGTCGGGGGCACCAGAGCGGTCGACAAATTCGCCAAGCTGGCCGACCACCTGATCGCGACGGAACCCAAGAAGGAACTGGTCGACGCCTGGCACGGCGCCCGGCAAGCCGCCAATCTCGCCGGCGGCGGACGGGTGGTCGGCCAGATACCGGTGTCCTGGGATCCCGATCGGGACACCGCCGTCAAGCGTGCGCACGACCAGTTCCGGTGGTTTGCCGGCGGCTGGAAGGTCAATGCCGACCTGCCGACGCCGGCCGGCTTCGCCGGCGCGACCCAGTTCGTGCGGCCCGAAGACGTCGCCGAGACGATTCCGTGCGGTCCTGACCTCGACGCGATCGTCGAGAGCGTGCGGCCCTACTGGGAAGCCGGGTTCACCGATATCGCGCTCGTGCAGATCGGCGGAGAAACCCAGGAAAGGTTTCTCTCCGACGCCGCGGAGCCTTTGCTGGCTGCCCTGCGCGACGCAGCAAACTGATCGCGGGTTTGACCGCAACTCGCCCGGGTATCCGGGTCGCAGTCGGGCGCGGCCAGCCAGATGTCGGGACGTCGATAGTGCTGGGACCGTGAACGGGCGTGCCGGCGGGCGTTGGCCCCGCGCTGCTGCCGCACAGCCGGGCCCGCAGGTATCCGCAATCCGGCAAAGCAGGGGGAGTCAATGATGACCGATCGAACCGGTGACACAACAGGAACACTCGTAAAGGCCCTCAGCGGCGCCAGCTTCGGCCTGGGGGTGAGCGAGCTGGTGGCCCCGGGGAAGGTCGCCGCCATCGCCGGTGTGGACGACACCAGCCGCTCGCGGCGGGTGATCCGCGCGCTCGGGGTGCGTGAATGCGGTCATGGCGCGGCACTGCTGGGCGGGCCCGCCAAGTTGGTGTGGACCCGGGTGGCCGGCGACGTGCTGGACATGGCGCTGTTGATCGCCGGTGTGGCCGCCCGCGGCCCCGGGCGACGGCGCCAGGGCGTGATCTCGGCCACCCTCCTCTCCGGTATCGCCGGGCTCGACCTCTACACGGCGCTGCGAACCACCGGCAACGGGGCTGGGCGGGGCGCTCCGTAGCTACGCGCTCTTGATCCGAGGGGAAATCGGCGATCGCGGAAGGGAAGCGACGATGTCAAACGAATTGCAGGGCAAGAAAATAGCGATCCTCGCCGCTGACGGCGTGGAAAAGGTGGAGCTCGAACAGCCGCGTGCGGCGCTGCAGGAGGCCGGCGCACAGGTGCAGCTGCTGTCTTTGAAGGACGGCGAAATTCAGGCGCGTAACCACGATCTCGAACCGGCCGGAGCGTTCCCTGTGGACCGGAAGGTATCCGAGGCCTCGGTGGATGAATTCGACGGTCTGCTGCTGCCGGGCGGCACCGTGAACCCGGACAAGCTGCGCATGGACGACTCCGCCGTGTCCTTCGTCCGCGATTTCGTCGGGTCGGGAAAGCCGGTGGCGGCCATCTGTCATGGTCCCTGGACGCTGGTGGAAGCCGGCGTGGCGGTGGGCCGGACGTTGACGTCGTATCCCAGTATCCGCACCGATCTGCGCAACGCGGGCGCCCACGTCGTCGACGAGGAAGTCGTCGTCGACGGCAATCTGATCACCAGCCGCTCGCCGTCGGACCTCCCGGCGTTCTGCGCGACCATCCTCAAGCAGTTCGCCCATGGGACAGCGGGTTAGCCGCAATGACTTTTCGGCTGCTCCGTTTGAATCCACCGGTTTGCGGGCATTATCCCGCCAAGCCGTGTTCAGCGGCAATTTCCGTAGGGTTCTCGAAAGGCCAACAGTGACGACCACGTATCTCGAGCCCGCTGTCTCGCCCGCTCCCAACGTGTATCAGCCGCAACAAGACTCTCGTTTGCTGGTGGACGTGATGCACGACACCGGCCTCATCCCGGGGCGCAGGGTTCTCGATCTGTGCACCGGTAGCGGGTTCGTCGCTATCGCGGCCGCGGCGATGGGTTGCGCCGGTGCGACGGCCTTCGACATCTGCCCGCACGCGGTGCGTTGTGCTCGGGAGAACGCTGCGGTTGCCGGGGTGGAGGTCGACGTCCGCGAAGGATCGTGGATCGCCGCGGTGGATTGCGCGCCGTTCGATGTGGTGGTGTCCAACCCGCCTTATGTGCCCACACCGCCCGGTGCCGAGCTGCAGGAGATCTGCCCGACGGCCGGACCGTCATGGGCGTGGAACGCCGGCGTCGATGGCCGGATGGTCCTCGACCCGCTGTGCGAGTCGGCGCCAAAGCTGTTGCGCGACGGCGGATCCCTGCTACTGGTGCATTCGGCGCTCGCCGGTGTCCAACAGTCGCTGGATTCCCTGAAGTGGGCCGGCATGGACGCGAAAGTGATTGCCTCCAAATGGATCCCGTTCGGCCCGGTGCTGTCGTCCCGGGCGAAGTGGCTGGAAGAGGTCGGCCTGATACCGCGCGGGCGGCGCGAAGAGGAGCTGATCGTGATCCGGGCGGAGAAACGGTGACCGCCACCCGGGTGCAGGTGGTGCCCAACGGGCCCGTGCTGGTCTCGGGTCCGGTGCGAATCGAGATGCCCGGCGGCGAGGTCGTCGAGTCCGACCGGTTCATGGTGGCGATCTGTACCTGCCGCCGCAGCGGCCGCTACCCGTTGTGCGACACCAGCCATCGCCGGTGCCGGCGCCTCAAAACGTCGGATGCTCCAGCGGGCTCCGCAACGACGTCCGATTCTGCTGCCACGACGTCATAATCCGTTCCGCCAAGCGGTTTTCGACCGCGGCATGGGCACGGATTCCGAAGATCACATCGTGCTCGAGCTTCGGCTCCTGCGCGACGAGATCGCCCACCACGTCGATACGCACCACGTGTTCGTGTACCGCGTCGGCCTCGACGTGCTCGCTGTAGAACTCGACGCACGCCTCCGGGGCCTGCAGGCGCCGCAGGGCTTTGACCATGCGCTGCGACCCCGGCGGTGAGGTGATCTCCGTCGAGGCGAAGTGCCCGATCGCCGCGCCGCGCAACGAGCGGTGCAGTCCGAACAGCGACATCAGGTTGACCACCGCCAGGGATTCGGCGGGCACCGCGTCGACGTAACCCCAGTAGGTCGCGTCCAGACCGGCCGCCGCCAGCAGGTCGGCGAACAGCTGCTGGTGCAGCCGCGAGCCCCGTCCGGCGCCGTACTCGTCGAATTCGACTGCCACGAATGCCGCCTTGGCCATTCCCGTCAGACGCGGGATGGCCCACGCGTGCGGATCACCCTCTTTGAGGTGATACAGCGAGCGGTGCACGAAGTATTCGCACATCTGCTGCCAGGTTCCGGTATCGCGCAAAAAGTACGACGGACCGGTGCCGTCGACGGGTTCGACCGTGATCGCTTCCATCTCGGCGGCCGCGGTCTGGTCGGGATCGATGTGCCCGACGTCGCGGTGCACGCCGGCCAGAAATACCCGCTCTAGTTCGGCGCGCAGGCCCAGCAGCGCGGGATTCCACTCCCATGCGGGATCGACGCCGGCCAGACCGCGGTAGTGCAGTTCGTAACACATGGACAGCGCCAGTTGCAGATCCAGACCGTAAGGATCGGAATCACGCACGGATGCGCCGATGCGGGCCAGGTGGTCGACGGAAGGTGGACCTGCCAGCGCGCAGCGCACGGCCGTCGACAGCGGCCCGTGTGCCGCGGGCAGGACGGGTTCGGTCATGGTCGATGTGCGGGTCACGCCGATGTCTACCCGCTGCGCGGGGCGGGCAAACGGCACGCGGTTGCGTACCGCCCTCAAATCCGGCTCAGCCGGCCGGCAGCCGGAAGGTGAAGTCGGCGGTGGTGCCGGTGGCGGTGGTGTCGAGGTTCATCGAGTCGCTGAGCACCCCCATCAGCGGCAGGCCCCGCCCGCCGTTGCCCGGTGGGGTGGCCGGCGCCTTCCACGAGCCGTAATCGGTGATCCGGGTGCGTACTTGCCCGTCAACAAGACTGACGTCGACCAGCATGGTGCCGGCGGCGAATCCGCGGTATGCGTGCTCGACGCAGTTGGTGCACGCTTCGCTGACGACCAGCACGATGTCGGCGGCCAGCTCGTCCGTTACGCCACCGGCGCGCAGCCAATTCGCCAGTCGATGCCGGATGAGGACCAATTGGTCTGCGGTGGCGCCGGTTTCGATCCGCAAGGGTGACTGTTGGTGCCGGTAGATCACCATCGCGACGTCGTCGTCGTACCCCGCTGCCGGGGCCAGTTCACGGAGCACCACATCGGCGACGGTGTCCAACGGTGATGTCATGGTCTGCGCCAGAACGCCTGCGGCACGCTCGATCCCGTCGTCAATCGACTCGTGTTTGCGTTCGACGAGCCCATCGGTGAACAGCATTAGCGTCGATCCGGGTGGCAGCACCTGGGTGGTTTGCGGGCGCGGTTCATGCCGCCGGACCGCGAGTGGCACCGATGCGGCGTCGGTCAACAGCGTCGTGGCGCGGGGCTCCGGGCCAACCAGGACGGCCGGCATGTGCCCGGCATTGCTGTACTGCAGCACCCCGGTCTCGGTGTCGAGAATCGCCAGAAACACCGTCGTGCAGTACGCATTCGGAATCAGCGATGCCGCCGAGTCGAGTTGATCGAGCAGCACGGCCGGCTCGGCACCGTTGATCAGCAGCGCCCGCGCGGAACTCCGCAGCTGCCCCATGATCGCTGCCGCCGGCAGGCCGCGACCCACGCAGTCTCCGACGACGATGCCGATGTGGTGCTCACCGATCGGCAACACGTCATACCAGTCACCGCCGATCTCCAACGGTGGCACCGCGGGCTCGTAGCGGACCGCGAAGCCCGGCGGCGGCTGAACCGGTGGCAGCATGGCACGCTGCAACGTCAGCGACGTCTCTCGCGCGCTCTCGAACTGACGCACGTGCTGCATGGCCAGGCTCAGGTGGCCGATCAGCACGGTGACCAGCAGCCGATCCTCCCCGCTGACCCAGCGTGGCGTGTGCAGCTCCAGCCACAACGCCAGGTCGCCGGTACCGGAGAGCACCGCGACCAGGCCCTGCACCTTGCCGGGATTGTCCGGCGCCTCAATCGTTTTCGCTGTCAGCGGCAGTTGGTGACGCGCGTCCTGGAAGGTATTACGCAACCACGGATCCAGCTGCCGCCACGACGAGGCCGACGGCTCGCCCGCCACCTGCACCGTCGGGTCGCTGTCGCCGTTGGGCCACGAGACCGCGATCACCCGTTGCACATCGATCGCCGCGCTGCACTCGTCGAGTGTGATCGACAGCAGCTCGTCGACGCTCTTGGCCACCGCCACGGCAGTGGCAAGCCGCAGCACCGCACTTTCCCGGGCCGCGAAGGCACGCTCGGCGGTGATGTCGCGGATCGTTCCGACGTAGGCGTCTCGATCGCTGCCGGTTTCCTTGACCGCGTTGATGCTCACCTTCACCCACGCCAGGTGGCCGTCGGCATGGCGGATCGGTGTTTCGTAGTCGGCCCGGCCGTGGGTCAGCACCAGCGATATCTGTTCGGCCGCCGTCTTCGTGTCGACCAGCCAGGGGTGCGGCCACTTGTACGGCAGGCCCTCGTTGGGAAATCCGAGGATATCGATGAAGGCACTGTTCATCTCGACCACGGAGCCGTCGTGATCGGCGACGAAGAAGCCTTCCTGCAGCGAATTCACCAGTGCGGTGCGGAACTTGTCGCGGTCTTCCAGCCCCTCGGCGCGGGCCCGCTGTTCGGCGTAGCGCCTGTTGCCGTCGATGAAGCCGCGTGTTGCGACATCAAGCGGAACCAGCAGCTGCAGGAGGAATTCCAGCGCGATCGGCGCATCGATGCGCACGTCTTGCGAGATTTCGAAGACCAGGCGGACGTGCTGCTCGATGATTTCGAGCAGGCTGACTTGTTCCTGCAGGGCCCTGCGTCCGAGCTCATTGCCGATCGACAGGCTGGCCTCGTCGTGCGAGTCCAGATAGGCGCGGAGCGCGGCCTCGTACTGCTCGTGAAAGTCGTTGTCAGCGCTCAAGTTCTTTTTACTCCCCTGTGACGCGCCGCCAGCACCATCGCATCGTCGGTCTCTTTTGCATCCTTGCCGAGGAGTCCCTCGGCGATAGCGACAGCGGTGGCCGAGAAGTCGATGTGGTCCAGGTAGTCTTCGGCGATTCCGTCGGTGCTCATCACAAGCAGATCGCCGGGGCGGATCGAAACCACTTGTGCTGGAATGATTTCCGGTATTCGGTAGCCGACGATGCCTCCGATAAGCCTTGCGCTGGACCGAATCTGGATACCGGTTGGCGCCTTGGCCACCAGCTCGGCGGTGACATTGCCGACGCCGGCCCAGGTGAGCGTGTTGGCGGCGAAATCCATCCGCGCCAACGTCATTGCGACTCCGCGGGTGCCGACCAACACGCGGTGGCAGAGCTGGATCAGCACCTCGACACGCTCTGTGCTGGCGCGCGTGACCACGTCGACGGCGCGCAGCGCGGCCTCCGCGGCGGCGGGCCCATGGCCGAGGCCGTCGACCATCCCGAACAGCGCGGCCTCACCGCCGACATCGACGGCGATCCCCCGGTCACCGGAGGTGTGTTCGCTGGGCAAAGGCCGACCCGCCCTTGCCCATTCGATAGGTCCGAAGCGACCGCTCTCATGCACGAGGGGGAACCCATTTCCACATTTCGATGACGGTTCCCTGTCCCAGTGTGGATTCGACGACCAACCGGTCCATCAGGCGGCGGGCGCCCGGCAAACCCAAGCCCAGCCCTCGTCCGGTCGTGTAACCGTCTTCCATCGCCCGTTCGATGTCGGCGATGCCGGGGCCCTGGTCCTCGGCGCGTACCACCAGGGCCTTAC is part of the Mycobacterium mantenii genome and encodes:
- a CDS encoding iron-containing redox enzyme family protein, which produces MTEPVLPAAHGPLSTAVRCALAGPPSVDHLARIGASVRDSDPYGLDLQLALSMCYELHYRGLAGVDPAWEWNPALLGLRAELERVFLAGVHRDVGHIDPDQTAAAEMEAITVEPVDGTGPSYFLRDTGTWQQMCEYFVHRSLYHLKEGDPHAWAIPRLTGMAKAAFVAVEFDEYGAGRGSRLHQQLFADLLAAAGLDATYWGYVDAVPAESLAVVNLMSLFGLHRSLRGAAIGHFASTEITSPPGSQRMVKALRRLQAPEACVEFYSEHVEADAVHEHVVRIDVVGDLVAQEPKLEHDVIFGIRAHAAVENRLAERIMTSWQQNRTSLRSPLEHPTF
- a CDS encoding SpoIIE family protein phosphatase; this encodes MSADNDFHEQYEAALRAYLDSHDEASLSIGNELGRRALQEQVSLLEIIEQHVRLVFEISQDVRIDAPIALEFLLQLLVPLDVATRGFIDGNRRYAEQRARAEGLEDRDKFRTALVNSLQEGFFVADHDGSVVEMNSAFIDILGFPNEGLPYKWPHPWLVDTKTAAEQISLVLTHGRADYETPIRHADGHLAWVKVSINAVKETGSDRDAYVGTIRDITAERAFAARESAVLRLATAVAVAKSVDELLSITLDECSAAIDVQRVIAVSWPNGDSDPTVQVAGEPSASSWRQLDPWLRNTFQDARHQLPLTAKTIEAPDNPGKVQGLVAVLSGTGDLALWLELHTPRWVSGEDRLLVTVLIGHLSLAMQHVRQFESARETSLTLQRAMLPPVQPPPGFAVRYEPAVPPLEIGGDWYDVLPIGEHHIGIVVGDCVGRGLPAAAIMGQLRSSARALLINGAEPAVLLDQLDSAASLIPNAYCTTVFLAILDTETGVLQYSNAGHMPAVLVGPEPRATTLLTDAASVPLAVRRHEPRPQTTQVLPPGSTLMLFTDGLVERKHESIDDGIERAAGVLAQTMTSPLDTVADVVLRELAPAAGYDDDVAMVIYRHQQSPLRIETGATADQLVLIRHRLANWLRAGGVTDELAADIVLVVSEACTNCVEHAYRGFAAGTMLVDVSLVDGQVRTRITDYGSWKAPATPPGNGGRGLPLMGVLSDSMNLDTTATGTTADFTFRLPAG
- a CDS encoding SpoIIE family protein phosphatase → MPSEHTSGDRGIAVDVGGEAALFGMVDGLGHGPAAAEAALRAVDVVTRASTERVEVLIQLCHRVLVGTRGVAMTLARMDFAANTLTWAGVGNVTAELVAKAPTGIQIRSSARLIGGIVGYRIPEIIPAQVVSIRPGDLLVMSTDGIAEDYLDHIDFSATAVAIAEGLLGKDAKETDDAMVLAARHRGVKRT
- a CDS encoding ATP-binding protein; this encodes MADIVVAIDHPDDIVEARKAGHELALDLGFSLTDVTMIATAISEIARNITSYAGRGAVRVAIADREGRKALVVRAEDQGPGIADIERAMEDGYTTGRGLGLGLPGARRLMDRLVVESTLGQGTVIEMWKWVPPRA